TCATAGTACGCAGATTCTCCTATGATACCGGATTCGATCATGGTTTCATAGGCGAGTTCCACTCCTGCTTTTACAAAAGCCACCATCAAAACGCCATGGTCATAGTATTCTTGCTCGGAAATAGTGTCGCCTCCTGCTGGTGTCTTCTCAAAGGAAGTTTCGCCTGTGGCGGCGCGCCATGTCAACAGGTTTTTATCATCATTGGCCCAATCCTCCATCATTGTTTTGGAAAAATGACCACTCATAATATCGTCCATATGTTTTTGGAATAAGGGACGCATGATCAGCTTCATTTCTTCGGCAAGGTCAAAGGCTTTTATTTTCGCTGGATTGGAAAGTCGGTCCATCATATTGGTGATTCCCCCTTGTTTCAATCCTTCGGTAATGGTCTCCCATCCGTACTGGATCAATTTTGAGGCATACCCAGAATCAATGCCTTTTTCTATCATTTTGTTGAAACTTAGAATGGAACCTGTTTGCAACAGCCCGCACAATATGGTCTGCTCCCCCATGAGGTCCGATTTCACCTCTGCAACAAAGGAAGACTCCAATACACCGGCTTTGTGACCACCGGTAGCGGCAGCGTAAGCCTTGGCCTGCGCCAATCCCTTTCCTTCCGGATCATTTTCCGGATGTACTGCAATTAATGTGGGTACTCCAAATCCACGTTTGTATTCTTCCCGGACCTCGGAACCCGGACTTTTGGGGGCAACCATGATTACGGTGATGTCCTCACGGATTTGCATCCCCTCCTCCACAATATTAAAACCATGTGAGTAGGACAATGTTGCTCCTTTCTTCATCAGGGGCATCACGGCACCGACCACATTGGTATGCTGCTTGTCCGGAGTTAAATTGATGACCAAATCAGCCGTAGGTATCAATTCTTCATACGTTCCCACAGTAAAGTTGTTTTCGGTGGCATTGCTATAGGATTGACGTTTTTCATCAATTGCCGCTTTTCGTAGGGCATAGGAAATGTCCAAACCGGAATCACGCATGTTCAAACCTTGGTTCAATCCCTGGGCTCCACAGCCAACGATAACTATTTTTTTTCCCTTCAAGGCGGTTACACCATCGGCAAACTCGTGCGATTCCATAAATCGACATTTTCCCAATTGTTCCAACTGGTCACGTAACGATAGTGTATTGAAGTAGTTTGTCATTTTCAAATAAGTTTGTGTGTATTAGTTATTAAGATGAAATTCTTCTAAAATTTCCGTTATGGGCATTTTGGCCTTGCTCACCGCAATACGTCCCGAACGAACAAATTGCATAATACCAAAAGGTTCCAATCTGTCGTGCATCTCATCGATCTCATGTCGTCTTCCCGTTTTGGCCAACACAAAAAATTCACGGTGTACCGTTACAATTTTGGAGTTGCTTTCCTTTATGGCATTCTGGATTTGAGGTTCATCAAAAAGTAAGGCCGACTTGATCTTAAACAATGCGGATTCCTGATAAATGGTTTCTTCATCAGTATGGTAAAAAGCTTTGATGACCTCCACCTGCTTCTCTATTTGCTGAACAATTTTCCGGGTCCAATCTTCAGTGGTATTGACCACAATTGTAAATTTAGAAACATGTTCAATTTCTGATTTTGAAACATTTAGGCTTTCAATATTAATGTGACGCTTTAAGAATATACCGGATATTCTATTTAACAGTCCCACACTATTCTCGGAATATACCGAAATGGTAAACCACTGTTTTTCCATAAGTCCTATCCCCATTCCCCTCCCTAGGGAGAAGCAGTTTTGGGTCTCCTTAATTTATTGTTTTTACTGCGATTACTATTCCTGTGGACCAATCCATTTTGGTCAGCTCCATGTCGTTTCGGCCTTCCAAATAACGTATCAATTCCAACACTTTTTTCCCATGTCCATCCGGCCAATTGGGTTGTTGCTTCATATCATCAACTATATAAAACCCACCAGGTTTCAGTTGCTCAAGCATCAACTCCAAATGGCTGTATTTGCCCGGCCATGCATCTGCGAAGACCAGATCAAACTTTTCGCCCTTATATTCCTCCAACCAAGAACCGCCTTCAGCACAGCTAATAGTGACCCTTTTGTCCCCTCCAAAATATGATTTTGCAATTTCCACCAACTCCGCATCGTTATCCAGTGTTGTCAAAGTAGATGTGGCATCCATTCCGTCCACCATCCAGGACAGGGACAACCCAATTCCCGTACCCAACTCCAAAAAATTTCCATTTGGCTTTGAGGCTACTAGCGTCTTTAACAATGAGCCGATATAAACATCAGAAGGCATTGTAAAGCCTATTTCAGAAGACTTTTCCAAGAGTTTTCCGTAAACTTCCGGGATATTTATCATCTCAGCTTGGTTCATCAAATCTATTTTAAACGTATATCGGAAACGGATGCTCCTGACGGAATCATTGGGAACACATTGTCTTCCTTTTCCACGACCACTTCCAAAAAGTAAGGACCTTCAAAGGCCATCATCTCTTGGATTGTAGCTTTAAGATTTTCCCTTTTCGATACCCGGGAAGATTTGATGTGATAGCCTTCCGCTATCTTCACAAAATCCGGATTCGTCATTATCGTTGAGGCATAACGGCGTTCAAAGAACAACTCCTGCCATTGTCTTACCATCCCCAAATGATCATTGTTCAACACCACTATTTTAATTCCAAGATTGTGTTGAAAAATAACCCCCAGTTCCTGTATGGTCATTTGATAGCCCCCATCGCCGATTATGGCTACTACCTGGCGTTCCGGTGCGCCCTGCTTGGCCCCTATGGCCGCGGGGAGCGCAAATCCCATGGTTCCCAATCCGCCTGAGGTAATATTGCTCTTGGTTTCCTTGAATTTGGCATACCGGCAGGCAATCATTTGATGCTGGCCAACATCGGTTACCATCACGGCCTTGTGTTCCGATGCCAAGTTAATCTCCTCGATTACCTCCCCCATCGTAAGACCCGGTTTGGTTGGGTGGATATCGTTTTTGATCACCGTCTCAAACTCTTCTTCATATTTCTTATCAAATTCAGCTTTCCACTCCTTGTGTTCATTTTCCCTGATCATAGGGAGCAGTAACGCCAACGTCTCCTTGCAATTGCCCAAGATTGGAATATCCGGTTTTACATTTTTACCTACTTCGGCAGGGTCTATTTCAAAATGGATGACCTTGGCCTGTTTGGCATAAGTATCCAATTTTCCGGTCACCCTATCATCAAACCGCATTCCTATGGCAAGCAGCACATCACATTCGTTGGTGAGCACATTGGGCCCATAATTTCCGTGCATACCTACCATGCCTACATTTAGGGGATGGTCGGTAGGTATCGCAGATTCACCCATTATGGTCCAAGCGGCGGGAATGCCGGCTTTTTCGACCAATGCCTTGAGTTCTTCCTCCGCTTTGCCCAAAATAATACCTTGTCCCCAAACGATATACGGTTTTTTAGCATTGTTGATGGCTTCGGCAGCTTCGGCTATGCTATCCAGATTGGGTTGTGGTACCGGTTTGTAACTGCGTACTCCGGTACATTTCTCATATGAAAAATCCAGTTCATCAAATTGGGCGTTTTTGGTGATATCAATCAAAACCGGGCCTGGACGGCCGGATTTGGCAATATAGAATGCCTTCGCCATTACTTCCGGTATCTCGGAGGCTTTGGTAATCTGATGGTTCCATTTGGTCACGGGGGTGGAAATCCCCACAATATCCGTTTCCTGGAAAGCATCCGAACCCAATAAATGCCTTGGTACCTGACCTGTGATACAAACTATGGGTGTTGAATCAATTTGTGCATCTGCAAGACCCGTAACCAAATTTGTAGCCCCGGGTCCTGAGGTTGCCATGGCAACCCCTACCCTTCCACTTACACGGGCATATCCTTGTGCTGCATGGGTAGCACCCTGTTCATGACGGGTAAGGATATGGGTCAATTTATCCTGGAACTTGTAAAGCTCGTCATAAACAGGCATGATGGCCCCACCAGGGTAACCGTATATCAAATCCACGCCTTCTTCCAAAAGACAATGAATTATGGCTTCTGCACCCGTGATCTTCACCGATTTTTTGGTTGACGTCTTTTTTTGTTTTGCTTTTAATGTTTCCATAGGCCCATTTTAAAATTCATCCGTAACACAGCCCAAGGAGGCTGATGCCACTATTTTGGCATATTTATAAAGACTCCCTTTTCGTACTTTAAGTGGTGGTTGTTTCCAATTGCTTCGTCTTTTTTCCAGTTCCGCATCACTTAAATCGACCGAAATGGTATTTTTCTCGGCATCAATGGTAATAGTATCCCCGTCTTCAATCAAAGCGATGTTACCTCCATCTTGCGCCTCGGGGGATATATGCCCAACCACAAAGCCGTGGGTACCACCGGAAAAACGGCCGTCCGTAATCAACGCCACATCCTTACCCAGTCCAGCCCCCATAATAGCGGCGGTGGGTTTAAGCATTTCGGGCATTCCAGGACCGCCTTTGGGACCTTCATACCGAATAACGACCACATCCCCTTTTTTCACCAGACCGTTCTTAATACCGTCGTTGGCTTCAAACTCACCGGCAAAGACTTTGGCAGGCCCGGAAAAATAAAGGCCTTCCTTACCCGTAATTTTGGCTACCGCACCGTCTGCCGCAATATTTCCATAAAGAATTCGGATATGTCCGGTTTCCTTGATGGGATCGTCCAAATCATGTACTATTTTTTGTCCATCCAATAAACTGGGAACCTCGGCCAGATTTTCGGCCACTGTTTTGCCGGTTATGGTGAGGCAGTCCCCATGTAGCATTCCCTTTTCCAACATGAATTTCATCACAGCGGGAATTCCACCGACCCGGTGGACATCTTCCATCAAAAACTTACCGCTGGGCTTTAAATCGGCCAGAAATGGTGTAGTATCACTTATCCGTTGAAAATCACTTAGGTCAAATTGGATTTCCGCTGCTTTTGCAATGGCCAAAAAGTGTAAAACCGCATTGGTGGAGCCCCCGAGTACGGTAATCAATCGAACCGCATTTTCCAATGATTTTTTCGAAATGATATCGGAGGGTTTGATATCCTTTTCCAAAAGATGGCGCAGCGCTTTTCCAGAAGCGATACAGTCTTCTTTTTTTTCCGTTCCCGTTGCCGGATTTGAAGAATTGTAGGGCATGGCCATTCCCAATGCTTCAATGGCGGAGGCCATGGTATTGGCCGTATACATTCCACCACAGGCTCCCGCCCCGGGACATGCATTTTGTATCACCGCCTTGTATTCCTCTTCGTTCATGGTTCCCGCCACTTTTTCGCCCCAGGCTTCAAAAGCAGAGACCACATCGAGCTTTTTATTGTTCAAACACCCGGAGGCAATGGTTCCTCCGTAGACCAGAACGGATGGTCGGTTCAATCGAATCATGGCCATTAGTGCCCCAGGCATATTTTTATCGCAACCCACTACCGTTACCAGGCCATCGTAGTTCATGGCCTGTACCACGGTTTCCATGGAATCGGCAATAATATCCCTTGAAGGCAGGGAATACCGCATTCCATAGGTTCCCATGGAAATCCCATCGCTAACACCAATGGTGTTAAAAATCAAGCCTACCAAATCCGTGGATTGAATCCCTTCCTTGACATATTCGGACAGCTCATTCAAGTGCATATTACAAGGATTGCCCTCGTAACCCGTGCTTCCTATCCCTATCAAGGGCTTCTTCAAATCGGTTTCGGTTAAGCCAATGGCATGCAACATCGCCTGAGCGGCAGGTTGGGTGGGGTCTTGGGTTACGTTTTTGCTGTATTTGTTAAGTTCCATTAAAGATTTTCAGTATTCTCGTTAAAACAGTATATATTCTTCAACATCCAAAAATATACTATAGAATTACCCTATTCTTTTGGCAGATGGCAACGATTTAAATCCATTTTATTTTGAATCTGTTCAAAATTCTGTTATTCAGCTACTTAAACACCTTTTTCATACCATATCCAAAAATTAAAAAGTCAATAAAAAAAGCCTGTATCGTCTTGGATACAGGCTTCTCTTGATTACGACATTAGGCAAGTCAACTCCTCCCAGAATTGAATTTTATAATGCGGTTAATCAAGCGATGTCTTTATACTCCTAAAGATAGTCAATTTAATCCCCATAGCAAACTGCTTTACCATTATCTTTGAAAATGATGGAAAAAACCGTTACCGAGGCCATAGGCCACAGACGTTCTGTTCGGGTCTTTAAAGCGGAGAAGGAACTGGATAGTAAAAAAGTTGAACAATGCGTTAAAAATGCCATTTTAGCCCCAACCAGC
The sequence above is a segment of the Muricauda sp. SCSIO 64092 genome. Coding sequences within it:
- the ilvC gene encoding ketol-acid reductoisomerase, translating into MTNYFNTLSLRDQLEQLGKCRFMESHEFADGVTALKGKKIVIVGCGAQGLNQGLNMRDSGLDISYALRKAAIDEKRQSYSNATENNFTVGTYEELIPTADLVINLTPDKQHTNVVGAVMPLMKKGATLSYSHGFNIVEEGMQIREDITVIMVAPKSPGSEVREEYKRGFGVPTLIAVHPENDPEGKGLAQAKAYAAATGGHKAGVLESSFVAEVKSDLMGEQTILCGLLQTGSILSFNKMIEKGIDSGYASKLIQYGWETITEGLKQGGITNMMDRLSNPAKIKAFDLAEEMKLIMRPLFQKHMDDIMSGHFSKTMMEDWANDDKNLLTWRAATGETSFEKTPAGGDTISEQEYYDHGVLMVAFVKAGVELAYETMIESGIIGESAYYESLHETPLIANTIARKKLFEMNRVISDTAEYGCYLFDHACKPLLTDFMKTVDTDVIGTHFGKERDNGVDNRRLIEVNKAIREHDVEIVGARLRASMTAMKPVV
- the ilvN gene encoding acetolactate synthase small subunit, whose product is MEKQWFTISVYSENSVGLLNRISGIFLKRHINIESLNVSKSEIEHVSKFTIVVNTTEDWTRKIVQQIEKQVEVIKAFYHTDEETIYQESALFKIKSALLFDEPQIQNAIKESNSKIVTVHREFFVLAKTGRRHEIDEMHDRLEPFGIMQFVRSGRIAVSKAKMPITEILEEFHLNN
- a CDS encoding O-methyltransferase, with translation MNQAEMINIPEVYGKLLEKSSEIGFTMPSDVYIGSLLKTLVASKPNGNFLELGTGIGLSLSWMVDGMDATSTLTTLDNDAELVEIAKSYFGGDKRVTISCAEGGSWLEEYKGEKFDLVFADAWPGKYSHLELMLEQLKPGGFYIVDDMKQQPNWPDGHGKKVLELIRYLEGRNDMELTKMDWSTGIVIAVKTIN
- the ilvB gene encoding biosynthetic-type acetolactate synthase large subunit; amino-acid sequence: METLKAKQKKTSTKKSVKITGAEAIIHCLLEEGVDLIYGYPGGAIMPVYDELYKFQDKLTHILTRHEQGATHAAQGYARVSGRVGVAMATSGPGATNLVTGLADAQIDSTPIVCITGQVPRHLLGSDAFQETDIVGISTPVTKWNHQITKASEIPEVMAKAFYIAKSGRPGPVLIDITKNAQFDELDFSYEKCTGVRSYKPVPQPNLDSIAEAAEAINNAKKPYIVWGQGIILGKAEEELKALVEKAGIPAAWTIMGESAIPTDHPLNVGMVGMHGNYGPNVLTNECDVLLAIGMRFDDRVTGKLDTYAKQAKVIHFEIDPAEVGKNVKPDIPILGNCKETLALLLPMIRENEHKEWKAEFDKKYEEEFETVIKNDIHPTKPGLTMGEVIEEINLASEHKAVMVTDVGQHQMIACRYAKFKETKSNITSGGLGTMGFALPAAIGAKQGAPERQVVAIIGDGGYQMTIQELGVIFQHNLGIKIVVLNNDHLGMVRQWQELFFERRYASTIMTNPDFVKIAEGYHIKSSRVSKRENLKATIQEMMAFEGPYFLEVVVEKEDNVFPMIPSGASVSDIRLK
- the ilvD gene encoding dihydroxy-acid dehydratase, with the translated sequence MELNKYSKNVTQDPTQPAAQAMLHAIGLTETDLKKPLIGIGSTGYEGNPCNMHLNELSEYVKEGIQSTDLVGLIFNTIGVSDGISMGTYGMRYSLPSRDIIADSMETVVQAMNYDGLVTVVGCDKNMPGALMAMIRLNRPSVLVYGGTIASGCLNNKKLDVVSAFEAWGEKVAGTMNEEEYKAVIQNACPGAGACGGMYTANTMASAIEALGMAMPYNSSNPATGTEKKEDCIASGKALRHLLEKDIKPSDIISKKSLENAVRLITVLGGSTNAVLHFLAIAKAAEIQFDLSDFQRISDTTPFLADLKPSGKFLMEDVHRVGGIPAVMKFMLEKGMLHGDCLTITGKTVAENLAEVPSLLDGQKIVHDLDDPIKETGHIRILYGNIAADGAVAKITGKEGLYFSGPAKVFAGEFEANDGIKNGLVKKGDVVVIRYEGPKGGPGMPEMLKPTAAIMGAGLGKDVALITDGRFSGGTHGFVVGHISPEAQDGGNIALIEDGDTITIDAEKNTISVDLSDAELEKRRSNWKQPPLKVRKGSLYKYAKIVASASLGCVTDEF